CGATCAATTCCGTCTTGGTCAAGGACTGGCGCAACTTCATCGTGCATCGGCTGCTGCCGGACCGGGTTGCTTCGGCTGGGATCACGATGGCTTCATTGGTCTGGGGCCCCAGCCTTCCGGATGGTGTGACAACTGGGGCGATGCGTTCACTCAACTCAGACTTCACCCTCAGCTCTGCCTGGCCATGCAGTGGGGGCTGGCTGCGCAGGATTGGGAGCCACTGCTTGGACCGATCGCTGCTTGGCTGAATCGTCATGCGCCTGAGCCCTGCCTTGTCCATGGCGACCTCTGGGCTGGCAATGCAGCCGTGCTGGCTGACGGTCGTGGTCTGTTGATCGATCCCGCGAGCTGGTGGGCTGATCGTGAAGTCGATCTGGCGATGACCCGTCTGTTCGGTGGCTTCTCTCGTCGATTGATGGAGGGATACTCCAGTGAATGGCCTTTGCCAGCTGGCGCAGAACAGAGAGTTGAGACTCTCAATCTCTATCACCTGTTGAATCACGCCAACCTTTTTGGCGGTGGATACCAACAAAGAAGCCGCGAGATCCTTACGGATCTGCGGCTCTCCTTGCTCTGAAAATTGGGAATGAAACTTGTGTCTCATCCCAGGCGGTTTCAGCCCAAGTACTCCTTTCGCAGCGTCTGAATGCGGGTCAAAAGTTCATTGCGCTTGTCGCTGGTGGTGAGGTTCTTCCAGCTCCATTGGCCCACAACCACAACGCCGAGTAGTTCGAGCAGGCCAGGAACAACAGGCAGCAGGTTGATCGTGTC
Above is a window of Synechococcus sp. BIOS-U3-1 DNA encoding:
- a CDS encoding fructosamine kinase family protein encodes the protein MRDQLERALATADLLQGRKLVGVRSVGGSSVGSTWRLSLSDGEELFVKVAQTANLLAEQSGLQALRHWSDPALIEVPQVLGCIPLSGQSALVMAWWDASKGDQFRLGQGLAQLHRASAAAGPGCFGWDHDGFIGLGPQPSGWCDNWGDAFTQLRLHPQLCLAMQWGLAAQDWEPLLGPIAAWLNRHAPEPCLVHGDLWAGNAAVLADGRGLLIDPASWWADREVDLAMTRLFGGFSRRLMEGYSSEWPLPAGAEQRVETLNLYHLLNHANLFGGGYQQRSREILTDLRLSLL